A stretch of candidate division WOR-3 bacterium DNA encodes these proteins:
- the tsaD gene encoding tRNA (adenosine(37)-N6)-threonylcarbamoyltransferase complex transferase subunit TsaD, with the protein MIILGIETSCDETGVALLEDERVLCNKVYSQEIHGKFGGVVPEIASREHVKRLLPMTKEVLEKNGVTIKDIDGIAVTYGPGLVCSLLVGVNFAKALSYSAKITLVGVNHLEAHIYSSFIYEKEWPYPFLSLLVSGGHTLLVKVNGFRNYEILGSTLDDACGESFDKVSKLIGLGYPGGPAIEKWAKEGKDDAFIFPLPDPPGLDFSYSGLKTSVLYTYLGLPQEEKIYRIPDIAASFQKVAIESLIIKIKRAVKLTGIKKLAISGGVSANKLLRERLGELNVEWIAPKKEFTIDNGAMVGFLGYKLLKRGITSKLDLKVSPNLFL; encoded by the coding sequence GTGATAATTTTAGGAATAGAAACTTCTTGTGATGAGACTGGTGTTGCTCTTTTAGAAGACGAGAGAGTTCTTTGTAATAAGGTTTATTCTCAAGAGATTCACGGTAAATTTGGAGGGGTGGTCCCTGAGATAGCTTCACGAGAACACGTTAAAAGGCTATTACCAATGACTAAGGAAGTCTTAGAGAAAAATGGGGTTACTATAAAAGATATTGATGGGATTGCAGTTACTTATGGCCCTGGTTTAGTATGCTCTCTTTTGGTTGGAGTAAATTTTGCGAAAGCTTTATCCTACTCGGCTAAAATTACTCTTGTTGGAGTTAATCATCTTGAAGCTCACATTTATTCTTCTTTTATTTATGAGAAGGAATGGCCCTATCCGTTTCTTTCTCTTTTGGTTTCAGGAGGTCATACTTTACTAGTAAAAGTTAATGGTTTTAGGAATTACGAAATTCTTGGTTCTACTCTTGATGATGCTTGTGGTGAAAGTTTTGACAAAGTTTCTAAGTTGATAGGGCTTGGTTATCCTGGTGGGCCTGCAATTGAAAAGTGGGCTAAGGAAGGGAAAGATGATGCATTTATTTTTCCTTTGCCAGATCCCCCTGGTTTGGACTTTTCTTATTCGGGTCTAAAAACGAGTGTTTTATATACCTATCTTGGTCTTCCTCAAGAGGAAAAAATTTATAGGATTCCTGATATTGCTGCTTCTTTTCAGAAAGTGGCTATTGAATCTTTAATAATTAAGATAAAAAGAGCTGTTAAGCTCACAGGTATTAAAAAACTTGCAATCTCAGGAGGGGTTTCGGCCAACAAATTGTTAAGAGAGAGATTAGGAGAATTAAATGTAGAATGGATTGCTCCTAAGAAAGAGTTTACAATAGATAACGGCGCTATGGTAGGATTTCTTGGATATAAACTTTTAAAAAGAGGAATAACTTCAAAATTAGATTTGAAAGTAAGTCCAAATCTGTTCCTTTAA
- a CDS encoding HU family DNA-binding protein, which produces MNKKELIDAIAKDVGCKKTEAKAMLESLINNIVKGLKQGKRIAIVDFGTFYVKKREARVARNPQKPDQIIKVPARKVPVFRPGKSLKEAVK; this is translated from the coding sequence ATGAACAAGAAAGAATTAATTGATGCTATTGCAAAAGATGTAGGTTGTAAGAAAACAGAAGCTAAGGCAATGTTAGAAAGTCTCATAAACAATATTGTAAAAGGACTCAAACAAGGAAAACGTATTGCAATTGTGGATTTCGGAACTTTTTATGTAAAAAAGAGAGAAGCAAGAGTTGCAAGGAACCCTCAGAAACCCGACCAAATTATTAAAGTTCCTGCTAGGAAAGTTCCTGTGTTTCGCCCTGGAAAAAGTTTAAAAGAGGCTGTGAAGTAA
- a CDS encoding tetratricopeptide repeat protein, translating into MKKIIKFLFVIVIYVFSLSLNAQNCSWRSYIDIPVSIYSNGVFVNLNGNYAIREVEEKFDINGSIEYGYAGFALGLKILSEKTFCLDLAYQINKQRGFLPSFSIGVENITTEKYVSPLKEESSFDYSYTPRPPEVASAYLVGTTEVGGGFEFSLGLGRGRFVGYGPRSKYINFDVFSEEKHEKFVVGLFGGVRYKTPFGLSLIAEVNGRDANAGLQFERKLFKGTLSLNKIEHFLVEEENSNNSPRLNLTLSFNPGGQGEVLGPRIGILKITLKDESSGSLIGGKVVVSKGGEEKTFNVSASQKATLELEPGVYTVSVFSPGYKTKTAQVPVKSGKELNFEISLSKVVSPAVEKSMNLTKEASLDYKNGKLKEAKEKLEQAIVLYPNNEKAKEGLSLVNKAIADKIASLEVSAKSLENSGNIRDAIALWEEILSLKGEEESYQIRAHINSLRSRLEKKATPVTSPSKPSTPPPPPKATAPSGPSLSKQEIADLYAKGLSAYFDGNYKEAIKYFEQVLRADPNHAQAKRYLAEAKKH; encoded by the coding sequence ATGAAGAAAATTATAAAATTCTTATTTGTAATCGTAATATATGTGTTTTCTCTGAGTTTAAATGCTCAAAATTGTAGTTGGAGAAGTTATATAGATATTCCTGTTTCTATTTATTCTAATGGAGTTTTTGTTAATTTAAATGGGAATTATGCTATTAGGGAAGTAGAAGAGAAATTCGATATAAATGGTTCAATAGAATATGGATATGCCGGATTTGCTTTGGGATTAAAGATTCTTTCAGAAAAAACATTTTGCCTTGATTTGGCCTATCAGATTAATAAACAAAGAGGTTTTTTACCTAGCTTTTCAATAGGTGTTGAGAATATTACGACTGAGAAATATGTATCTCCCTTAAAAGAAGAGAGTTCTTTTGATTATTCTTATACTCCACGTCCTCCTGAAGTTGCTTCAGCGTATCTGGTTGGAACCACTGAGGTTGGAGGAGGGTTTGAATTTTCTTTAGGTTTAGGAAGAGGTAGGTTTGTGGGTTATGGACCCAGGAGTAAGTATATAAACTTTGATGTTTTTTCTGAAGAGAAGCATGAGAAGTTTGTTGTAGGACTTTTTGGTGGAGTGAGATATAAGACGCCTTTTGGTCTTTCCTTAATTGCCGAAGTTAATGGTAGAGATGCTAATGCAGGATTACAGTTTGAGAGGAAATTATTTAAAGGCACTTTGAGTTTAAATAAAATAGAACATTTTCTAGTGGAAGAGGAAAATTCAAATAATAGTCCAAGATTAAATTTAACTTTATCTTTTAATCCTGGAGGGCAAGGAGAGGTTTTGGGTCCAAGGATAGGGATTCTCAAGATTACTCTTAAAGATGAGAGTAGTGGAAGTTTAATTGGAGGAAAAGTTGTGGTTTCAAAAGGGGGAGAAGAAAAGACTTTTAATGTTTCAGCGAGTCAGAAGGCTACCCTTGAATTAGAGCCTGGGGTTTATACGGTTTCTGTTTTCTCTCCGGGTTATAAAACAAAAACAGCGCAAGTTCCAGTTAAGTCTGGGAAAGAACTTAATTTCGAGATTTCTTTATCTAAAGTTGTAAGTCCTGCTGTTGAAAAATCAATGAATTTGACCAAAGAGGCTTCTTTGGATTATAAAAATGGAAAACTTAAAGAAGCTAAAGAAAAACTTGAACAAGCAATTGTTTTATATCCGAATAATGAGAAGGCAAAAGAAGGTTTATCTCTTGTAAATAAAGCAATTGCAGATAAGATTGCATCCTTAGAAGTTAGTGCTAAGTCTTTAGAGAATTCTGGAAATATAAGGGATGCAATTGCCCTGTGGGAAGAAATTCTTTCCCTAAAAGGTGAGGAGGAATCTTATCAGATCAGAGCTCATATTAATTCTCTAAGAAGTAGGTTAGAGAAAAAAGCAACCCCTGTGACTTCTCCTTCTAAACCTTCTACACCTCCACCACCTCCGAAAGCAACTGCTCCTTCCGGCCCTTCTCTTTCTAAGCAAGAAATTGCAGATCTTTATGCTAAAGGTCTGAGTGCATATTTTGATGGAAATTATAAAGAAGCTATAAAATATTTTGAACAGGTTCTACGCGCAGATCCAAATCACGCGCAGGCTAAACGGTATCTCGCAGAAGCGAAAAAACATTAA
- the purM gene encoding phosphoribosylformylglycinamidine cyclo-ligase, with amino-acid sequence MLYKEAGVDIHKAENAFLKVKPFIKKTLTDKVLISPGHFGATYRIPDGYKKPVLVSSIDGVGTKVLIAIEYGYYEGLGYDIVNHCVNDILVLGAKPLYILDYFATGKLKEEIFFEVIKGIASACKENDCSLIGGETAEMPGMYGENIFDLAAQITGIVEEDEIIDGSKIKEGDKVFGLPSSGFHTNGYSLIRKVLKKAGISLRDYIKELGGILGDLLLIPHKSYYKEISPLLKKIKGLSHITGGGFYGNIPRILPKNLSCYIDLSDFEIPPIFRFIQEKGNIPNKEMFNVFNMGIGMIVISEEDIGLGIEIGEIRRGKNPVEIYGI; translated from the coding sequence ATGCTTTATAAAGAAGCAGGGGTTGACATCCACAAAGCAGAAAATGCTTTCTTAAAGGTTAAGCCATTTATTAAAAAGACGTTAACAGATAAGGTTTTAATTTCTCCTGGTCATTTTGGCGCAACATATAGAATACCAGATGGGTATAAAAAACCTGTGCTTGTTTCTTCAATTGATGGTGTAGGGACAAAGGTTCTTATTGCGATTGAATATGGTTATTATGAAGGTTTAGGTTATGATATCGTAAATCATTGTGTAAATGATATTCTTGTTCTGGGAGCAAAACCCTTATATATTTTGGATTATTTCGCTACAGGAAAACTCAAAGAGGAAATTTTTTTTGAAGTGATAAAAGGGATAGCTTCTGCTTGTAAAGAGAATGATTGTTCTCTTATTGGAGGAGAAACCGCCGAGATGCCAGGTATGTATGGAGAAAATATATTTGACCTTGCGGCTCAGATTACTGGTATTGTTGAGGAAGATGAGATAATAGATGGGAGTAAGATCAAAGAGGGAGATAAGGTTTTTGGCCTTCCTTCATCTGGTTTTCATACTAATGGTTATTCTCTTATAAGAAAAGTATTGAAGAAAGCAGGAATTTCTTTGCGAGATTATATAAAAGAATTAGGAGGTATTCTTGGAGATTTATTGCTTATTCCTCATAAGTCTTATTATAAAGAAATTTCTCCATTACTTAAGAAGATAAAAGGACTTTCTCATATTACTGGAGGAGGATTCTATGGTAATATTCCAAGAATTTTGCCTAAAAATCTTAGCTGCTATATAGATTTATCTGATTTTGAAATTCCTCCAATTTTCAGATTTATTCAGGAAAAAGGAAATATTCCGAATAAAGAAATGTTTAATGTTTTCAATATGGGTATTGGAATGATAGTGATTTCTGAGGAAGATATTGGTCTTGGAATAGAGATTGGGGAAATTAGGAGAGGTAAGAATCCTGTAGAGATTTATGGCATTTGA
- the thiL gene encoding thiamine-phosphate kinase: protein MGDDVVQISKTEIISVDSFVEGVHFTPSYFSYYDIGYKALASALSDIAASGGVPKWFLLNIGIKKNQRFEEFMEILRGIEFWEREYSIHLLGGDTVRSPFLFLSITVGGTTKNPVSRSGAKEGDKIYLTGNIGGSGMGLFALQKGIKSPLTKYHLRPEIRCKESIKLKKKYKITSMIDLSDGFLIDSNHIAEESKVQLNIYFEKIPVPSECKKFAKEHSLDFKEMVLTSGEEFELLFTSPSIIKENFVSLIGFVSKGKGVYIDGKLTPPRGFRHF from the coding sequence ATTGGAGATGATGTAGTTCAAATAAGTAAAACTGAGATTATTAGTGTAGATTCGTTTGTTGAGGGAGTGCATTTCACTCCCTCATATTTTTCTTATTACGATATAGGTTACAAAGCATTGGCTTCCGCTCTTTCTGATATAGCTGCCAGTGGGGGGGTTCCCAAATGGTTTCTATTAAATATTGGAATTAAGAAAAATCAAAGATTTGAAGAGTTTATGGAAATCCTTCGTGGAATTGAATTTTGGGAGAGAGAATATTCTATCCATCTATTAGGAGGAGACACTGTTAGATCTCCATTTTTGTTTTTATCTATAACAGTAGGAGGAACAACAAAAAATCCCGTTTCTCGGAGTGGAGCAAAAGAAGGAGACAAAATTTATCTTACAGGAAATATTGGAGGATCTGGAATGGGCCTTTTCGCTCTACAAAAAGGAATAAAATCTCCTCTTACAAAATATCACCTAAGACCAGAAATTAGATGTAAAGAGTCAATTAAACTTAAAAAGAAATACAAAATCACTTCTATGATTGACCTTTCAGATGGATTCCTTATAGATTCTAATCATATTGCAGAAGAAAGTAAGGTCCAATTAAATATATATTTTGAAAAGATACCTGTGCCTTCCGAATGTAAAAAATTTGCCAAAGAACATTCTCTTGACTTTAAAGAAATGGTTCTAACTTCAGGAGAAGAGTTTGAATTGTTATTTACCTCTCCCTCTATAATAAAAGAAAATTTTGTAAGTTTAATTGGTTTTGTTTCAAAAGGAAAAGGAGTTTATATAGACGGAAAACTAACACCCCCAAGGGGATTTAGACATTTTTAA